The Nitrospira sp. KM1 genome includes a window with the following:
- the queF gene encoding preQ(1) synthase has translation MSRRQRPTYGYNERHARSGISVPLPAIETFPNQYKRYEITVEIPEYTAICPKTGLPDFGTITVHYMPDKACVELKSLKMYIHAYRNVGIFYENSVNRILQDVAAACKPVWVKVTGTFAARGGLRSVIEAKYP, from the coding sequence ATGAGTCGCAGGCAGCGTCCGACCTATGGGTATAACGAACGTCATGCCAGAAGCGGCATCTCCGTTCCCCTTCCAGCGATAGAAACCTTCCCCAATCAATACAAGCGATATGAAATTACCGTAGAGATCCCCGAGTACACAGCCATATGTCCCAAGACCGGCCTTCCAGACTTCGGAACGATTACCGTTCACTACATGCCCGACAAGGCTTGCGTCGAACTCAAGTCTCTGAAGATGTATATCCATGCCTACCGTAATGTCGGAATTTTCTACGAGAATTCCGTCAACCGCATCCTGCAAGATGTCGCAGCGGCCTGCAAACCGGTATGGGTGAAAGTTACAGGAACCTTCGCCGCACGAGGCGGCCTCCGTAGCGTCATTGAGGCAAAATATCCCTAG
- a CDS encoding methylenetetrahydrofolate reductase C-terminal domain-containing protein, whose product MHIAHSQDSVYTGSIMAIRVLVPGEDEGAEHVGGVHKRPPIPDNSIKAECPKFMSHGPCGGVRKGGFCEVYPDMKCPWVSMFIALEQIGQTEWMKQL is encoded by the coding sequence ATGCACATTGCCCATTCGCAGGATTCTGTCTACACTGGTTCAATCATGGCGATACGCGTACTTGTTCCGGGGGAAGACGAGGGGGCCGAGCATGTCGGCGGCGTCCACAAGCGTCCTCCAATCCCTGATAATTCAATCAAGGCCGAGTGTCCAAAGTTCATGAGTCACGGTCCCTGCGGAGGCGTGCGGAAAGGTGGATTTTGCGAAGTATACCCGGACATGAAGTGTCCGTGGGTATCGATGTTTATTGCTTTGGAACAGATTGGCCAAACGGAATGGATGAAACAATTATGA